The genomic window CTTGATAGCTTAAGAATTGGGATTTGTTTAATTTGACATTGGCTAGTTGTACTTTCTGAATATCTTTTGTGGTTTGATAATAAGTAAATATCAAAAGTAAAAGCGTGATGAATAAAATGCCTAATGTTAAAATTGGTGTAAGGTATATTTGATTGTCATAGACCGAATTGCGTTGGCGTAAATTGGATTTTTCAATATGCACCATTTCGTTCAACTTGAACCGAATATCAATGAGTAGCATGCTACTTTCTCTAAAGTTTTTTTTGAAGTCGTAGTTTTTAGAGAGATCAATATTTTCATTTAGGTTCGAATATTGATCCATATATTCATACCTTTTAGTTATGATTTTATAAAGTGATTCTAGATTTTGCTGTTGTTTTGGGTTGTCGCTGGTGAGTTTTTTTAGTAGCAAAAATGACTGATTAGCGTTTTTTATATCATTCTGATAAGGTTCTAAATAGAGCTTATCTTTGGATATAAGATAACCTCTCATGTTGTTTTCAGAATCTTTGATATAGGAGAATAAATGTTCTAATTCTAAATTTACTTCATAGGTGTGCATGATTAATTTAGAAGCATTAGAAATATTTTTGATGTGTTTTACGGTAAGAATACCAATAAAAAACAGTATAAAAAGACTTATTATAAATATAATTTTATGATAAATAGAAGATTTATAGCTGTTGTTTTTCATAAAATTATAATTGAATTATAATCGAAGTAAAAAATTCTCTTTGTTTAAACCATTAGTATGATATTGCCAATTGATGATTACCACTTCAGATACTATTTTTTTTAATTCATTGAAATTACTTGGCTTTTTGATGTAAATATTAGCCCCTAAAACAAAAGTATCTTCTACATCTTGATCGGATGATGAGGTCGAATAAATGGCAATGGCAATATCTTTGAATTTGTCGTTTTGTTTGATTTCTTTCAAACAGTCAATTCCGTTGAGAATAGGCATATTCAAATCTAAAAAAATGATGTGAGGCAAGACCGTTTCGGGATGATTCAAATAATTTAATAATTCTCGTCCATTATTTACGGTGTTGACAACTGTGTTTATTTTTAACTCCTCAAAGGCATCGGTAAAAAACAATCTGTCGTCTTCATCGTCGTCTGCCAATGTAATAAGTGTGAAATCTTGTTGCATATTTTTTTAGTTTTAATTGGTAATTTCTCTCCGTCTTTTGATAATTCTTTGAAAGGCTGAAGGCGTAATACCCGTAGTGTTCTTGAACTGCGAACTTAAATGTGCAACACTGGAATAATTTAGCTTAAAGGCTATTTCTGTTAAAGATAGTTGATTGTTGATAATGAGTTGTTTGGTGTATTCTATTTTTTGAAGAATGATAAAATTTTCGATAGAAGTGTAAGTTACTTCAGAAAAAAGGTTGGACAAATACCCATAAGTACGATCGAGTTTTTCAGCCAAATAGACCGAACTTTTTACATTCAAACTCGTTTCGTCATTAAAAACCATATCTACAATAGCGTCTTTTATTTTTTGAATCATAACTGTTTTTTGGTTTTCAACAATTTCAATTCCATAAGGCCGTAATGATTCTGTAAATAAACGGAGTTTGTCTTTTGGAACAATTTCTAAAAAATCGACTTCGCCAAAACCTAAAATTCTATGTTTTATTTGGAACTCTTCCAGTTTTTCGGAGAGTATTTTTTTGCAAACGGTGTTGAAATCAAATTTAATAAATACCCTCATAATGCTAGTTTATTTGGCTACTAAAGTAATAAAAAAAAGGAGATGATTCGTTTCATGAACAAAATCAAACACATATTTAACGTAATTATTAATGTAAAATTGCTGTTTTTTTTGGGAAATAAGCTTTCGGTTTGGAAGTCAGTGTATTGCTTATGCTTTTAGTTTTTGAATTCTTATTTTATTCCAAATTTTAAGTCGGTTTTTGGCTTTATTACTAAAATATTTTTCTTTTGCCTCGCCCAATAAAAAACCTAGAGATTCCATATTTTCAGAATGGTCAAAAAGTACTTTTAAAGAAGCAGTTACTGGCAACGCTAAAATCATTCCAGGAATTCCCCAAAGCATTGAGAATAAAATAATAGATAGGATAGAAACAAAGGCATTTAATGAAATTTTAGAACCTGTAATTTTTGGGGTTATAAAATTGCCCTCCAAGAATTGAATGAACCCAAATACGCCAATAACCCCAACCGAATACCAATAGGAATCCTTTGTTGCTAAAGCAATCAATGCTGGTAAAATAGATCCAATAATAATACCAATGTAAGGTATTAGCAATAGCAAAGCACCAAAAAAGCCAAAGAAAAAAGCATAATCTACGCCTAAAAGAAGCAATCCTATGCTGTTAAGAATACCAACAATAAGCATTACGGTTATCAATCCTAGCAGGTAATTTTGTTGCACTTTATAGAGTTCGCCCAAAATTAATCTCATTTTGGTTTTGCTACAAGTTCGTACGGTGGCTTTATATATAAAACTGACCAAAAAATTGCGATACAATAAAAATAAAAACATATACAAAGGTGATAAAACAAAATCGCCCAAAATACTGCCCGAAGTAGCAATGAAATCGAAAATTCCAGTTGAGTTTTGCTTGGCTATTTCTTCGATTTTCAATTCCTTACTTCCCATAATAGCATTTCGGTCAATGCCCGTAGATTTTTCGGTTTGAGTTAGCAACGGACTTATTTTTTGTTCAATTTGATCGTAATATTGGTCACTTTTACTCACCATTTCTTGAAATTGGAAACCAATCAATACAAAAACAGCAAAAATAACTGCCGAAAAAATAGTGATGGCAATGCTGATGGAAACAATTCGATTCCAGCACAATCGGGTTTCAAAATAGTGTACGATTGGATAAATTAAAACACTTAATATGATGGCAAAAAATAAAGGAATCAAAAAGTCTTGTAACATATAGGCAATGAATACAAGCGAAATGAAGGCCAATAAGTCAAGAGCAATATGGTTTTTTGAGTTTGTTGTATCCATAAAATAGTTGTTTTAAAGTATATGTTTTAAATAAAGAAATGTCTGTAGCAATTAATAACTGCTAGGAATTAGAAGTTAATAAATACGTACAGACAGCTCTAGTTTTTAAGAAAATAACGAATTACAATTCAGCAATCCATTTTGTGATTTCGTCTTTGGTTTTTCCAATTTTCTTTTGGATTTTACCATACATTTCGTCTTCTTTTCCTTCTTCATACAATAAATCGTCGTCGGTTAGATCGGCATATTTTTGTTTCAATTTTCCTTTAATCTCGTTCCAGTTTCCTTTGATTTCTGTAGTGTTCATGATATTGTATTTTAAAGGTTTATATTATTTGTTCTAATGTCTTTTACAAAGATATTGTGACCTTGATCAAAAGGTATTACACAATTTTTTAGGATTGTTGTAAAATTTCAAGTTTATTGGTTTCAAGTTTGTAAATTTGCCACACAACAAAATTTCATAATGACAACACAACAACTTTACGACCAAATCAAAATCAAAAAATCATTCCTTTGCGTAGGATTAGACGTTGATTTGACTAAAATTCCACAACATTTATTAAAACTCGAAGACCCAATTTTCGAATTCAATAAAGCCATAATTGATGCCACATACGATTTGGCAGTTTCTTATAAACCCAACACCGCTTTTTACGAAGCTTATGGAATAAAAGGTTGGCAGTCATTAGAAAAAACAATTAATTACATCAACGAAAAATATCCCGAAATTTTCACAATCGCCGATGCCAAAAGAGGTGATATAGGCAATACCTCCTCCATGTATGCCAAAGCTTTTTTTGAAGATTTGAATTTTGATAGCGTAACAGTTGCACCTTATATGGGTAAAGATTCGGTAGAACCTTTTCTGGCTTTCGAAAATAAACATACTATTATGTTAGCTTTAACGTCAAATGAAGGCGCTTTTGATTTTCAAACTCTAAATATTGACGGAAAAGAATTGTACAAACAAGTATTGGAAACTTCCAAAAACTGGAAAAATTCCAATAATCTAATGTATGTGGTTGGTGCTACCAAAGCGGAATATTTTACAGAAATTCGAAAAATTGTTCCCGATAGTTTTTTATTAGTTCCTGGCGTTGGCGCACAAGGGGGAAGCCTTTCTGACGTGTGCAAATACGGAATGAATGCCAATGTTGGCTTGTTGATTAATTCGTCAAGAGGAATTATTTATGCTTCAAATGGAACTGATTTTGCCGAAAAAGCAAGAGAAGAAGCCTTGAAAATACAACAAGAAATGGAAGCAATTTTACTTCAAGTGTAAGTTTCGGTTCGAACAATTTGAAATTTAACTTGAAACAAAAAAATGATAAACTTCACCTTATATGAAAATCAAAACAGTAATCAGTGGGTGACATTTGTCCACGGTGCAGGAGGTAGTTCGTCTATTTGGTTCAAGCAAATTCGGGATTTCAAAAAAGACTATAATGTGTTATTGTTGGACTTGCGAGGACACGGTAATTCTAAACCAAGTTTGAAAAAAGCTTTTCAAAAAAAATACACTTTTGAGTCGATCGCTAAAGATGTTATAGAAGTTATTGACCATCTCAAAATTAAAAAATCACATTTTGTAGGCATTTCTCTAGGTACGATTATAATTCGGCAATTGGCAGAAATGCAGCCCGATCGTGTACAAAGTATGATTTTGGGTGGAGCTATTCTGAAAATGAATTTTCGTTCTCAAATTTTGATGAAACTCGGCAATATTTTCAAATATGTTTTGCCTTATTTGGTTTTGTATCGTTTTTTTGCTTTTGTGATTATGCCCAAAAAAAATCACAAACAATCTCGCTTACTTTTTATCAACGAAGCCAAAAAGTTGTACCAAAAAGAATTCATAAAATGGTTCAAACTTACCGCCGAAATCAATCCGCTCTTAAGATGGTTCCGACAAGTAGAATTGAATATCCCCACGCTTTATGTCATGGGGCAAGAAGATTATATGTTTTTACCATCTGTTAGATTAGTGGTTCAAAAACATCAAAAATCAGCTCAATTATTTGTCATTGAAAAATGCGGTCACGTAGTCAATGTAGAGCAACCTGTGGTTTTTAATGCAGAAGTCTTGTCTTTTATGAATACTATAAAATAAAAAAAACCGACATCCTAAAACGTCGGTATTTTTTTAACTAACCAAAACCAAAATAATAAATAACCAGTTTATTACATTGCAAAGATGAAACAGTTTTCGAGTTATTGCTGTTAATGATTTGTTATTAGTTTGTTGGGTATAAGTTAAGATTTTGCTTTTACTGAAAATTGTGCAAAAAAAATAGTTGCTAAAAAAAGGGCATAAAAAAACCGACACCCTGAAAAATGTCGGTAAACTTATAACTAACCAAAACCAAAATAATAAATAACTAGTTTATTATTGTTTTACAAATGTCGGAAAGAAAGAACTGTAGGTCTGTTAATATTCTGTTATTAGTTTGTTGTAAATAGGTTAAGATTTATCTATTGAATTTTAATTAAGTATAGTTTTTGGTTATTAAAGTATAATTACAATCAGTTTTGTTTATGAATATCGTAAATATAAGTTCGTATATTTGATAAAACATTAAAAAACAGCAAAATGGAATCGAATAAAAAATTAACTACCGCTACAGGAACACCTGTTCCAGACAATCAGAACACTCAAACTGCAGGCTCACGTGGTCCGCTTTTAATGCAAGATTTTTGGTTTTTAGAAAAAATGGCACATTTTGATCGGGAGGTAATTCCAGAAAGAAGAATGCATGCCAAAGGTTCAGGAGCTTACGGAACTTTTACAGTAACACACGATATTACAAAATATACAAAAGCTGACATATTCTCTGAAATTGGAAAGAAAACAGAAATGTTTGTCCGTTTCTCAACCGTAGCAGGCGAAAGAGGTGCTGCCGATGCCGAAAGAGATATTCGTGGTTTTGCTATGAAATTTTATACCAATCAAGGCAATTGGGATTTGGTTGGAAACAATACGCCTGTATTTTTCCTTCGTGATCCAATGAAATTTCCAGATTTGAATCATGCCGTAAAACGTGATCCCAAAACTAATTTGAGAAGTGCCGATAACAACTGGGATTTTTGGACTTTACTGCCAGAAGCTTTGCACCAAATTACCATTGTAATGAGTGATAGAGGAATTCCAAAATCTTACAGACAAATGCACGGATTTGGTAGTCATACTTTTAGTTTTATTAATGCTCAAAACGAAAGACATTGGGTAAAATTTCACCTAGTTTCTCAACAAGGAATCGAAAATTTATCCGATGAAGAAGCAGCTCAATTAGTGGGTAACGACAGAGAAAGCCATCAAAGAGATTTGTTTGATGCTATTGAAGAAGGCAATTTCCCGAAATGGAAAATGTTTGTGCAAATCATGAGTGAAGAACAAGCTAATACTTATCAATTTCATCCTTTCGATTTAACTAAAGTTTGGTTAAAAAAGGATTTTCCACTAATTCCTGTTGGTGAATTTGAATTGAATAAAAATCCAGAAAATTATTTTGCCGAAGTAGAACAAGCTGCTTTTAATCCAGCTAATATTGTTCCAGGTATTGGTTTTTCTCCAGACAAAATGCTACAAGGTCGTTTGTTTTCTTATGGCGATGCACACCGTTATCGTTTGGGAGTTAATAATTATCAAATTCCTGTAAATGCTTCTAGATGTCCGTATCATAGTTTCCACAGAGATGGAGCCATGCGTGTAGATGGTAATTATGGAGCAACAAAAGGCTATGAACCCAATAGTTTTGGCGAATGGAAAGAACAACCAGAACACAAAGAGCCGCCATTGGCACTTCACGGTGATGCGTATGCACACAATTTTAGAGAAGACGATTCGGATTATTTTACACAACCCGGTTTGTTATTCCGTTTATTGACCGAAGAGAAAAAACAATTGTTGTTCAAAAACACTGCTGGACAAGTAGGAGGAGCGCAAAAGTTTATTCAGGTGCGTCACATTAGAAATTGCTACAAAGCTGATCCTGCTTATGGCGAAGGTGTTGCCAATGCTTTAGGAATGACCATAGATGAAGTAAATAATTTTTCAGACCCAAGATTATTGATTGAATTATAATTTTAAAATTATTTCTAAACAAACAAACCCGATAGTTGAAAAGCTATCGGGTTTGTTGTTTTGTTTAAAGATGGATTAAGAAAAAACTACCGTTTTATTATCATATACCATCGTTTTGTGTTCGGCGTGGAGTTTTATGGCTCTTGCCAAAACCATACGCTCTAAATCGCGTCCTTTCATAATAAAATCTTCTATGGAGTGACTGTGCGAAACACGAGAAATATCTTGCTCGATAATTGGTCCTTCGTCCAAGCCTTCGGTTACATAATGACTCGTAGCACCAATAATTTTTACCCCACGTTTAAAAGCCGAATGATACGGTTTGGCTCCAGGAAATGCTGGTAAAAACGAATGATGAATGTTGATGATTTTGTTTCTGTATTGGGCAATTAAATTTGGAGTTATAATTTGCATATAACGAGCCAAAACAATAAAATCAATGTCATATTGTTCTAATAAATCCAATTGTGCTTTTTCGCCTTCTTCTTTGATATCTTTGGTAAACGGAACATAATGAAACGGAATCGAAAAACGTTCGGCAACGGATTTCAAATCTTCGTGATTGCTAATAATTACAGGAATTTCTAATGGTAATTCGCCTGCACTGTAACGTCCTAAAATATCGTACAAGCAATGATCGTATTTAGAAACGAATAATGCCATTTTAGGTTTTTCTTCTTGGGTATAAAGTTCCCAAGATAACTTTAACGGATTTCCTAAACGGGTTTCAAAATCGATTTTTAAGGCTTCAATATCCCAGTTTTTGGAGCTAAATTCACATTCCAAACGCATGAAAAAAACATTTTCGTCGGCATCAACGTGTTGGTCTAGATAAATGATATTTCCATCAATAGAAGCGATATAATTGGTAACCGAAGCTATAATTGCTTTTTGATCTTCACAATGGATAAGTATGGTAATCTTTTGCATAATTTAAAATTATTTTTTGTCTTGCATTGCAAACACTTTTTGCAACAAAGTAGAAGTTCTTGAACTCAAGTTGGTTCTAATATCTTTTTCTTCAACGGCTATCATTTTAAAAACACCTGCCAATGCTTGATTGGTGGTGTAATCCGTCAAATCTGGATTTACTTTTTTTACAAATGGAATCGTATTGTATTTGGTGATAATATTTGCCCAAACCTTATCGGCTCCGACTTTGGTAAACGAATTTTTTATTACAGGATTGAATTTTGCATACAAAGCCGTTGAAGTCGAGTTTTGTAAATAATTGGTAGCCGAATTATCACTTCCCATCAAAATGGTTTTAGCATCGGTAAAAGACATATTTCTCACTGCACCAACAAATATAGGAGTCGCTTCTTTTACAGCATCTTCGGCAGCACGATTCAATACTTTTATGCCTTCGTCGGCCAAGGAACCCAATCCAATTTTTCTTAAACCTGAATCTACTTTTTTCAATTCTTCCGGTAGAAGTATTTTTACGGCTTCGTTTCTGTAAAATCCATCAGTTGCAGTTAATTTGCTAACTTGGTCAGAGATTCCTTTGTTCAAGGCTTCTTTTAATCCTCCTGCAATATCTAATCCTCCTATACTTTGTGTTTGCGGAAGTTGATTCATAACTTGTTGCATTTCGGCACAACCGAATAGTGGAAGAAGTAGTAGTGTGAATACGATTTTTTTCATTTCAATTTAGTTTTCTTTTTTTGAAAGAGGTTTTGGGTCAAAAATACTATTTATTCAATAATAAAGCTATGTTTTTTATGGAACAAAATGGGTATTTGAAACTGTTTTTAGAGCTGAATAAGATTTTAATTGAATTATTCTTAATATTATATTAGATTTTTTCCTTTTGGTGGAAAGGGTTTTAAGATGCTTTTTAAATTATTTTCAATAAGTTTTGTTAAAATAGATACTTTTGGTTTGGTTTTTGGAATAAACAACAAGAACCCATAAAAAAATAAATTATGAAAAAGATAATGATACTTTTAGCAGTAGTTGGAATGTTTAGTTTTCAAGGATGTACAACTAGTGATGATTTTGATGAGGATACAATAAGCGAGGTTTTTGAATTAAAAAATATCGATTTTGATTACAATGTTGATGATGGATTTAATATTTTTCAGACACTGACACCCAATATTTTTTCATCGGATGTTGTTTTGATTTATAGATTGTCTGGTACGATTGATTCCAATACTCCAATTTGGCAACTGATTCCTCGAACTATTTATTTGAGCAATGGTAGAGAGTTGGATTATGATTTTGATTTTAGTAAAGAAGATTTTACTATTTATGCAAGAGGTAATTATAACTTAGAATTAACACCAGAATATTTAGACGATCAAACTTTTAGAATTGTAATTGTACCAGGAAGTTTTTCAACTTCAATTAATAAAAACAATTACAACGAAGTAATTTCAGCTTTGAAGATTAAAGAAAATCAAATTCAAAAGATTAATTTCTAAATCATTTTAGAGGATATTAAAAAAGGAAATCGAGAGATTTCCTTTTTTAATGCTTCAACCTTTCTATTTTTCTAATGGTCTTTTTTATTCATTTTTAATGAAACTAAAATTCCTGCCAATAGTGAAACTGCAATAAAGGCTAACGAACCCCATTCAGGAATTTCAACATAATCGTGTGCCAGCATTTTGAATCCTACAAAAGTCAGAATAGCAATCAAGCTGTATTCTAAATAGCTGAATTTTTCTAACATATTGGCCAAGAAAAAATACATCGAACGCAATCCTAGAATGGCAAAAATGTTAGAACTGAATACTAAAAACGGGTCAGACGTAATGGCTAAAATAGCAGGAACACTATCCAAGGCAAAGATAACATCCATAACTTCTA from Flavobacterium eburneipallidum includes these protein-coding regions:
- a CDS encoding response regulator; the protein is MQQDFTLITLADDDEDDRLFFTDAFEELKINTVVNTVNNGRELLNYLNHPETVLPHIIFLDLNMPILNGIDCLKEIKQNDKFKDIAIAIYSTSSSDQDVEDTFVLGANIYIKKPSNFNELKKIVSEVVIINWQYHTNGLNKENFLLRL
- a CDS encoding helix-turn-helix domain-containing protein, with amino-acid sequence MRVFIKFDFNTVCKKILSEKLEEFQIKHRILGFGEVDFLEIVPKDKLRLFTESLRPYGIEIVENQKTVMIQKIKDAIVDMVFNDETSLNVKSSVYLAEKLDRTYGYLSNLFSEVTYTSIENFIILQKIEYTKQLIINNQLSLTEIAFKLNYSSVAHLSSQFKNTTGITPSAFQRIIKRRREITN
- a CDS encoding AI-2E family transporter — its product is MDTTNSKNHIALDLLAFISLVFIAYMLQDFLIPLFFAIILSVLIYPIVHYFETRLCWNRIVSISIAITIFSAVIFAVFVLIGFQFQEMVSKSDQYYDQIEQKISPLLTQTEKSTGIDRNAIMGSKELKIEEIAKQNSTGIFDFIATSGSILGDFVLSPLYMFLFLLYRNFLVSFIYKATVRTCSKTKMRLILGELYKVQQNYLLGLITVMLIVGILNSIGLLLLGVDYAFFFGFFGALLLLIPYIGIIIGSILPALIALATKDSYWYSVGVIGVFGFIQFLEGNFITPKITGSKISLNAFVSILSIILFSMLWGIPGMILALPVTASLKVLFDHSENMESLGFLLGEAKEKYFSNKAKNRLKIWNKIRIQKLKA
- a CDS encoding CsbD family protein, which gives rise to MNTTEIKGNWNEIKGKLKQKYADLTDDDLLYEEGKEDEMYGKIQKKIGKTKDEITKWIAEL
- the pyrF gene encoding orotidine-5'-phosphate decarboxylase produces the protein MTTQQLYDQIKIKKSFLCVGLDVDLTKIPQHLLKLEDPIFEFNKAIIDATYDLAVSYKPNTAFYEAYGIKGWQSLEKTINYINEKYPEIFTIADAKRGDIGNTSSMYAKAFFEDLNFDSVTVAPYMGKDSVEPFLAFENKHTIMLALTSNEGAFDFQTLNIDGKELYKQVLETSKNWKNSNNLMYVVGATKAEYFTEIRKIVPDSFLLVPGVGAQGGSLSDVCKYGMNANVGLLINSSRGIIYASNGTDFAEKAREEALKIQQEMEAILLQV
- a CDS encoding alpha/beta fold hydrolase, with amino-acid sequence MINFTLYENQNSNQWVTFVHGAGGSSSIWFKQIRDFKKDYNVLLLDLRGHGNSKPSLKKAFQKKYTFESIAKDVIEVIDHLKIKKSHFVGISLGTIIIRQLAEMQPDRVQSMILGGAILKMNFRSQILMKLGNIFKYVLPYLVLYRFFAFVIMPKKNHKQSRLLFINEAKKLYQKEFIKWFKLTAEINPLLRWFRQVELNIPTLYVMGQEDYMFLPSVRLVVQKHQKSAQLFVIEKCGHVVNVEQPVVFNAEVLSFMNTIK
- a CDS encoding catalase, which codes for MESNKKLTTATGTPVPDNQNTQTAGSRGPLLMQDFWFLEKMAHFDREVIPERRMHAKGSGAYGTFTVTHDITKYTKADIFSEIGKKTEMFVRFSTVAGERGAADAERDIRGFAMKFYTNQGNWDLVGNNTPVFFLRDPMKFPDLNHAVKRDPKTNLRSADNNWDFWTLLPEALHQITIVMSDRGIPKSYRQMHGFGSHTFSFINAQNERHWVKFHLVSQQGIENLSDEEAAQLVGNDRESHQRDLFDAIEEGNFPKWKMFVQIMSEEQANTYQFHPFDLTKVWLKKDFPLIPVGEFELNKNPENYFAEVEQAAFNPANIVPGIGFSPDKMLQGRLFSYGDAHRYRLGVNNYQIPVNASRCPYHSFHRDGAMRVDGNYGATKGYEPNSFGEWKEQPEHKEPPLALHGDAYAHNFREDDSDYFTQPGLLFRLLTEEKKQLLFKNTAGQVGGAQKFIQVRHIRNCYKADPAYGEGVANALGMTIDEVNNFSDPRLLIEL
- the purU gene encoding formyltetrahydrofolate deformylase — translated: MQKITILIHCEDQKAIIASVTNYIASIDGNIIYLDQHVDADENVFFMRLECEFSSKNWDIEALKIDFETRLGNPLKLSWELYTQEEKPKMALFVSKYDHCLYDILGRYSAGELPLEIPVIISNHEDLKSVAERFSIPFHYVPFTKDIKEEGEKAQLDLLEQYDIDFIVLARYMQIITPNLIAQYRNKIINIHHSFLPAFPGAKPYHSAFKRGVKIIGATSHYVTEGLDEGPIIEQDISRVSHSHSIEDFIMKGRDLERMVLARAIKLHAEHKTMVYDNKTVVFS
- a CDS encoding DUF4197 domain-containing protein, which translates into the protein MKKIVFTLLLLPLFGCAEMQQVMNQLPQTQSIGGLDIAGGLKEALNKGISDQVSKLTATDGFYRNEAVKILLPEELKKVDSGLRKIGLGSLADEGIKVLNRAAEDAVKEATPIFVGAVRNMSFTDAKTILMGSDNSATNYLQNSTSTALYAKFNPVIKNSFTKVGADKVWANIITKYNTIPFVKKVNPDLTDYTTNQALAGVFKMIAVEEKDIRTNLSSRTSTLLQKVFAMQDKK